From Humisphaera borealis, the proteins below share one genomic window:
- a CDS encoding CmpA/NrtA family ABC transporter substrate-binding protein: MARADITRIDHGTAAARPVNGAAGGVVRIGFVPLIDAAPLLAARELGLFEKFGVRVILERQIGWANVRDKLLYGHLDVSHAVLGMPLSTTLPGGATEPLLSVMELGSGGNAITLSKALVDRGVRSAATLARWLVDRKAAGRGGELRKLVFGYVFGASMHHYLLREWLSSADIHPDLDVRLCVVPPPQMTEHMRHGHLDGFCVGDPWNTLAERGGHGTIVSPTTDILPNHPEKVLAVTRRWADDHGPAVVAIIKALLQACAWCDDEANHPKLAEMLASERCIGVPVADLAASLRVNRTLGVNPRQPSPRPADWRMRSFAVKRTFPSATHAAWLAEQMIRWGHAPSEADVVVAATHCTDSRFYRQAAAELEIDCPADDLAPMPLRHQSSYDPRRSPYRGSNEPSPAGPRPSSFVPASVQNT; this comes from the coding sequence TCCGCTCCTGGCCGCCCGGGAGCTCGGACTATTCGAGAAGTTCGGCGTTCGCGTCATTCTCGAACGGCAGATCGGATGGGCCAATGTCCGCGACAAGCTTCTCTACGGACATCTGGACGTATCGCACGCCGTCCTGGGAATGCCGCTGAGCACCACGCTCCCGGGTGGTGCCACCGAACCGCTGCTTTCGGTGATGGAACTGGGCAGCGGCGGGAACGCGATCACCCTGAGCAAGGCACTGGTCGACCGCGGTGTCCGGTCGGCAGCAACCCTTGCCCGATGGCTTGTCGACCGCAAGGCGGCCGGGCGTGGCGGCGAGCTTCGCAAGCTCGTTTTCGGCTACGTCTTTGGTGCCTCCATGCACCACTATCTCCTGAGGGAATGGCTCAGCTCCGCCGACATTCACCCCGATCTCGACGTCCGCCTCTGCGTCGTTCCGCCTCCCCAGATGACGGAACACATGCGGCATGGACACCTTGACGGGTTCTGCGTCGGCGACCCATGGAACACGCTCGCCGAGCGCGGCGGTCACGGCACGATTGTGAGCCCGACCACCGACATCCTGCCCAACCATCCGGAAAAGGTACTCGCCGTAACGCGTCGCTGGGCCGACGACCACGGGCCGGCGGTGGTGGCGATCATCAAGGCGTTGCTGCAGGCCTGTGCCTGGTGCGACGACGAAGCCAACCACCCCAAGCTCGCCGAGATGCTCGCGAGCGAGCGGTGCATCGGTGTTCCGGTCGCGGATCTGGCGGCGAGCCTGCGAGTCAATCGAACCCTTGGCGTGAATCCACGGCAACCGTCGCCGCGACCCGCCGACTGGCGCATGAGGTCGTTCGCGGTCAAGCGAACGTTCCCCAGCGCGACGCACGCCGCTTGGCTGGCCGAGCAGATGATCCGCTGGGGTCATGCTCCCAGCGAAGCCGATGTCGTCGTCGCCGCCACCCATTGCACCGACAGTCGCTTCTACCGCCAGGCCGCTGCCGAACTGGAGATCGACTGTCCCGCGGACGATCTGGCGCCGATGCCGCTGCGGCACCAGAGCTCCTACGACCCGCGCAGGTCACCCTATCGCGGATCGAATGAACCCTCGCCCGCAGGCCCCCGGCCGAGCTCATTCGTGCCGGCTTCCGTCCAGAACACCTGA
- a CDS encoding CmpA/NrtA family ABC transporter substrate-binding protein — protein sequence MKMNSNTSSNPSRRGLLKSAAYGMAALGAGIPLASAISGCRKKTAATPSAGGTGPEVTDLKFGMIALTDCSPLVIAEKKGFFKKYGINGVVEKKGNWAAIRDSLTSGEIQGTHMLIGMPLSLTMGIGGAKPVPMVIPWLLNRNGQSISLTKALKGKVKADPAPLKPIVDAAKASGKPMNFAMTFPTGTHAMWIRYWLAAGGIHPDNDIGLKVVPPPNMFNGMQSGEIDGFCVGEPWNAKTAAEGVGYTAINTQDIWKDHPEKVLAFTKSFADANPRTVKAVLKAVHEASVWLDDVKNRPELCEIISATGYVNCPKELILGRLQGQVDYGDDRGKVTDPNYMIFSSRNCNYPQLKYAAWFISQFRRWGMVEGTPDYAGISRQVMRPDLYEEAMKEIGYTAGVADEKPETLFDNITFDPSKPEEYARSFKVHAMKG from the coding sequence ATGAAGATGAACTCGAATACCAGCTCGAACCCTTCGCGACGCGGACTTCTCAAGTCCGCCGCATACGGGATGGCCGCCCTCGGGGCCGGCATTCCGCTCGCCAGCGCCATTAGTGGGTGCAGGAAGAAAACTGCGGCAACCCCCAGCGCCGGAGGCACCGGCCCGGAAGTCACCGACCTTAAGTTTGGAATGATCGCGCTGACGGATTGCTCGCCCCTGGTGATTGCCGAGAAAAAGGGCTTCTTCAAGAAGTACGGGATCAACGGTGTCGTCGAAAAGAAGGGCAACTGGGCGGCGATCCGCGATTCGCTCACCAGCGGCGAGATTCAGGGCACGCACATGCTCATCGGTATGCCGCTGAGCCTGACGATGGGCATCGGCGGTGCCAAGCCCGTTCCGATGGTGATCCCCTGGCTGCTCAACCGCAATGGGCAGAGCATCTCGCTTACCAAGGCGCTCAAGGGCAAGGTGAAAGCCGACCCCGCGCCCCTCAAGCCGATCGTTGATGCTGCCAAGGCGAGCGGAAAACCCATGAACTTCGCGATGACGTTTCCCACCGGAACGCACGCGATGTGGATTCGCTACTGGCTCGCCGCCGGTGGCATTCATCCCGACAACGACATCGGTCTGAAGGTTGTCCCGCCGCCCAACATGTTCAATGGCATGCAGTCGGGCGAGATCGACGGGTTCTGCGTCGGCGAGCCCTGGAACGCCAAGACGGCCGCAGAAGGGGTTGGCTACACCGCGATCAACACGCAGGACATCTGGAAGGATCATCCCGAGAAGGTGCTGGCGTTCACTAAAAGCTTCGCCGACGCCAATCCCCGCACCGTCAAAGCCGTCCTGAAGGCCGTTCACGAAGCCAGTGTGTGGCTCGACGACGTCAAGAACCGTCCCGAGCTGTGCGAGATCATTTCCGCGACCGGCTATGTGAACTGCCCGAAGGAGCTGATCCTCGGTCGACTTCAGGGGCAGGTCGATTACGGCGACGACCGCGGCAAGGTCACCGACCCCAACTACATGATCTTCAGCAGCCGCAACTGCAACTACCCGCAGCTCAAGTACGCCGCCTGGTTCATCAGCCAGTTCCGTCGCTGGGGCATGGTGGAGGGGACGCCCGATTACGCCGGCATCTCCAGGCAGGTGATGCGGCCTGACCTTTACGAAGAAGCGATGAAGGAGATCGGCTACACCGCGGGCGTGGCCGACGAGAAGCCCGAAACGTTGTTCGACAACATCACGTTCGACCCGTCCAAGCCAGAGGAATACGCCCGTTCGTTCAAGGTGCACGCAATGAAGGGGTGA
- a CDS encoding ABC transporter permease — translation MSMTKKILTDFLLFPAVGIAVLMGLWLTASVITHDAESGISTLPGPLQTWEESKLYVLEPLAYRNETDQGIILMTWGSLLRVLAGFGIAVALGVPLGMALGSSKVFNKMIDPAIQILRPVSPLAWYPIGFAIFLSYKKDWEINVGELAAIFTVAVCAMWPTVLNTAKGVRSIPQDYHNVAKVLGLGRVQKTFKILLPAAFPDMFTGFRLSLGMAWLVIVAAEMLTAKNGIGGFLNQEFNAGKTEHILLCVITIGLVGFVLDRLMSVLEANTDKLLNLPFALASRLRSRPTVAAVKPLAAKGRGAAHAAS, via the coding sequence ATGTCCATGACCAAGAAGATATTGACTGACTTTCTCCTTTTCCCGGCGGTCGGCATTGCCGTGCTGATGGGACTATGGCTTACGGCGTCGGTGATCACACACGACGCCGAATCCGGCATATCGACCTTACCGGGTCCCCTGCAGACCTGGGAGGAGAGCAAGCTGTATGTGCTGGAGCCGCTCGCGTATCGCAACGAGACCGACCAGGGCATCATCCTGATGACCTGGGGTTCGCTGCTCCGCGTGCTCGCCGGATTCGGTATCGCAGTAGCGCTCGGCGTACCACTCGGGATGGCCCTGGGTTCGTCGAAGGTCTTCAACAAGATGATCGACCCGGCGATCCAGATCCTGCGGCCGGTCAGCCCGCTCGCCTGGTACCCTATCGGTTTTGCGATCTTCCTGTCCTACAAGAAGGACTGGGAGATCAATGTCGGCGAACTGGCGGCGATCTTCACCGTTGCCGTCTGTGCGATGTGGCCGACCGTTCTGAACACCGCCAAGGGTGTGCGGTCCATCCCCCAGGACTATCACAACGTCGCGAAGGTGCTCGGCCTGGGCCGGGTGCAGAAGACGTTCAAGATCCTTCTGCCGGCGGCATTCCCCGACATGTTCACGGGCTTCCGCCTGAGCCTGGGCATGGCATGGCTGGTCATTGTCGCGGCCGAGATGTTGACGGCCAAGAACGGTATCGGCGGGTTTCTGAACCAGGAGTTCAACGCGGGCAAGACCGAACACATCCTGCTCTGCGTCATCACGATCGGCCTGGTGGGGTTCGTTTTGGACAGGCTCATGAGCGTTCTGGAAGCCAACACCGACAAGCTGCTGAACCTGCCGTTCGCACTGGCCAGCCGGTTGCGAAGCCGGCCGACGGTGGCCGCGGTGAAGCCACTTGCCGCCAAGGGAAGGGGTGCCGCTCATGCCGCTTCTTGA
- a CDS encoding nitrate ABC transporter ATP-binding protein (This model describes the ATP binding subunits of ATP-binding cassette (ABC) transporters for nitrate transport, or for bicarbonate transport, in bacteria and archaea.), protein MPLLELNNVSKSYGDKGAEVLSGINLTVEEGEFVAIIGYSGAGKTTLISMLAGLVTPDTGEVTMQGKPITGPGPDRAMVFQNYSLLPWLTVAQNVALAVDRVFGTESAANRRDRVDKALAMVNLTAAAEKKPSELSGGMRQRVSVARALSMDPRVLLLDEPLGALDALTRATIQDEITSIWQRDRKTVLLITNDVDEAILLADRIIPLSAGPAATLGPAVKVDIPRPRDRKAMNHDPRFKEIRQQVIEWLLGEGSATGRPARRLASVRGRTERPTITVGFLPLTDCAPLAVAVEREVFHKHGIDVKLQKFPSWDAITEAACSGRIDAAHMLASIPVAIAAGLMGRKRHPLVVPWIMNRNGQGITLSSALQSSVGTDMGKLKATAAAARQKGDPLSFAATHRFGTHEMWLRYWLAAGGIHPDRDINLTVTPPPLMLASLRQGEMSGFCVGEPWNAKAISEGLGYTAAASQDVWADHPEKVLAFGENFVNEQPDTLKRCLAAMNEASAWIDDPQNKPETAHIVGKREYCNVREEQILPRLRGQYDFGDGRTKNYAVHPIRFSTARVNYPQTKYAIWFLTQFRRWGQLAETPDYTTIAERVYRGDLYELIGRPTEFDPIQANTTVETLCDSKVFDPAFPEDYATGFEISSVASALADAVPA, encoded by the coding sequence ATGCCGCTTCTTGAACTCAACAACGTCAGCAAGAGTTATGGCGACAAGGGGGCGGAAGTCCTGTCGGGGATCAACCTGACGGTGGAAGAGGGGGAGTTTGTTGCGATCATCGGCTACTCGGGCGCGGGCAAGACCACGCTCATCTCAATGCTCGCTGGACTGGTTACGCCCGACACCGGTGAAGTAACCATGCAGGGCAAGCCGATCACCGGACCCGGCCCGGACCGCGCGATGGTCTTTCAGAACTACTCGCTGCTGCCGTGGCTGACGGTCGCGCAGAACGTCGCGCTGGCGGTCGATCGGGTGTTCGGCACGGAGTCTGCCGCGAACCGCCGGGACCGCGTCGACAAGGCCCTTGCGATGGTGAACCTGACGGCCGCGGCGGAGAAGAAGCCGAGCGAGCTGTCGGGCGGCATGCGGCAGCGGGTGAGCGTCGCACGGGCGCTGTCGATGGACCCCCGTGTGCTGCTGCTCGACGAGCCGCTGGGCGCACTCGACGCACTGACGCGGGCGACCATACAGGACGAGATCACCAGCATCTGGCAGCGCGACCGAAAGACCGTGCTGCTGATCACCAACGACGTCGATGAAGCGATCCTGCTCGCCGACCGGATCATTCCGCTGAGTGCCGGACCGGCGGCCACCCTCGGGCCGGCTGTGAAGGTCGACATCCCCCGGCCTCGCGATCGCAAGGCGATGAACCACGACCCGCGGTTCAAGGAGATCCGCCAGCAGGTCATCGAATGGCTCCTCGGCGAAGGCAGTGCGACGGGCCGGCCGGCCCGTCGCCTGGCGAGCGTTCGAGGCAGGACCGAGCGTCCGACGATCACCGTCGGCTTCCTTCCGCTGACCGACTGCGCGCCGCTGGCGGTCGCGGTCGAGCGTGAGGTGTTTCACAAGCACGGGATCGATGTCAAGCTCCAGAAGTTCCCGAGCTGGGATGCGATCACCGAAGCCGCGTGCAGCGGGAGGATCGACGCCGCCCACATGCTGGCGAGCATTCCGGTCGCGATCGCCGCGGGGCTGATGGGGCGAAAGCGGCATCCGCTGGTGGTGCCCTGGATCATGAACCGCAACGGGCAGGGCATCACGTTGTCGTCGGCCCTACAGTCGTCGGTCGGCACCGATATGGGGAAGCTCAAAGCTACGGCGGCCGCGGCGCGACAAAAGGGAGACCCGCTGTCGTTCGCGGCGACACACCGCTTTGGCACACATGAGATGTGGCTGCGGTACTGGCTGGCGGCGGGGGGAATTCACCCCGACCGCGATATCAACCTCACCGTCACACCGCCGCCCCTGATGCTCGCCAGCCTTCGGCAGGGGGAGATGAGCGGCTTCTGCGTCGGCGAGCCCTGGAACGCCAAGGCGATCAGCGAAGGGCTGGGTTACACCGCCGCCGCGTCGCAGGACGTCTGGGCCGACCATCCGGAAAAGGTGCTGGCGTTCGGAGAGAACTTCGTCAACGAGCAGCCCGATACCCTCAAACGGTGCCTGGCGGCGATGAATGAAGCCAGCGCGTGGATCGACGATCCGCAGAACAAACCCGAGACGGCTCACATCGTCGGCAAGCGGGAGTACTGCAACGTCCGCGAGGAACAGATTCTGCCTCGACTTCGCGGGCAGTACGACTTCGGCGACGGCAGGACGAAGAACTACGCCGTCCATCCGATCCGCTTCTCGACGGCCCGCGTGAACTACCCGCAGACGAAGTACGCGATCTGGTTCCTCACGCAGTTCCGCCGCTGGGGCCAGCTCGCCGAGACCCCCGACTACACGACGATCGCCGAGCGTGTTTACCGCGGTGACCTGTACGAACTGATCGGACGGCCGACCGAGTTTGACCCGATTCAGGCTAACACGACGGTCGAGACGCTGTGCGACAGCAAGGTGTTTGACCCCGCGTTCCCCGAGGACTACGCGACCGGATTCGAGATCAGCAGCGTAGCGTCCGCCCTGGCGGACGCGGTCCCGGCGTAA
- a CDS encoding ABC transporter ATP-binding protein yields the protein MNKYLEIWQLNKTFPSKKGPYTVVEGFDLSLRQGEFVSLIGHSGCGKSTVLSIVAGLSEMTSGTLILAGKELRGAGPDRGVVFQAPSLLPWMTAFDNVLLGVNQVMSDASEQERKDLVAYYLTLIGLKDAMHKLPAELSQGMRQRVGIARAFALNPKMLLLDEPFGMLDSLTRYELQQVLIDLWSQDQKTALMVTHDVDEALFLSDRIVMMTNGPRARVGETLEVTFPRPRNRTEVMEHPDYYRLRERLISFLEEHDIRKPTQPDAAAAVA from the coding sequence ATGAACAAGTACCTCGAAATCTGGCAGCTCAACAAAACCTTCCCTTCCAAGAAGGGCCCTTACACCGTGGTGGAAGGCTTCGATTTGTCCCTGCGGCAGGGGGAGTTCGTTTCGCTGATCGGCCACTCCGGCTGCGGCAAATCGACCGTCCTCTCGATCGTCGCCGGTTTAAGCGAGATGACCAGCGGCACGCTCATCCTTGCCGGCAAGGAGCTCCGCGGCGCGGGGCCCGATCGTGGCGTTGTCTTCCAGGCGCCGAGTCTGCTCCCGTGGATGACCGCGTTCGACAATGTCCTGCTCGGCGTCAACCAGGTGATGTCTGATGCCTCCGAGCAGGAGCGGAAGGACCTGGTCGCTTACTACCTGACGCTGATCGGCCTGAAGGACGCGATGCACAAGCTGCCGGCCGAGCTTTCGCAGGGCATGCGGCAGCGGGTTGGCATTGCCCGCGCATTCGCGCTGAACCCCAAGATGCTGCTCCTGGACGAGCCGTTCGGCATGCTCGATTCACTGACCCGATATGAACTCCAGCAGGTGCTCATCGACCTATGGAGCCAGGACCAGAAGACGGCCCTGATGGTCACGCACGACGTGGACGAAGCGCTGTTTCTGTCCGACCGCATCGTCATGATGACCAACGGCCCAAGGGCTCGTGTCGGCGAGACCCTTGAAGTGACCTTTCCGCGGCCGCGCAACCGCACCGAGGTCATGGAACACCCCGACTACTACCGGCTTCGGGAACGGCTGATCTCGTTCCTGGAAGAACATGACATCCGCAAACCTACGCAGCCGGACGCGGCTGCGGCGGTCGCGTAG
- a CDS encoding alginate export family protein, whose translation MKRLLIAISAALAPATFAMAQTTAPASAPATKVAVATPPPYTPVRWTENYAYLKDPTLRTDLFDPIKYIPLGADGFYLSLGGQLRERYENFDDANFGAVPADDDGYFLHRGLFHADFQLGPVFRVFGQYKFALEDGENGGPRAADADESDIQQLFADARLPLGGKDSVTLRFGRQDLAYGAQRLISPLDWTNTRRTFEGFKASTVTGNNTLDAFWVRPVIVDKEEPNDGDDDTSFAGVYNTLALPTVFEGGGTKLEVYGLALNKTKTSASGVQGAVAVDSDTYTVGARFSSAPKPFDFDVEGAYQFGQFDTSTISAWSFAMEAGYTCFPAPLKPRAFIGFDIASGDDNPTDGNFNRFNQLFPLGHLYFGYIDAIGRQNIIDVHPGFDLTLAEKASWAQKLTLRTEYHLFWRESTADGVFNAGGGLLRASGGSDESYIGSEIDLLLTWQIDRHTQAYFGWSHFFAGDFIQDTGPSEDIDFLYGALQFTF comes from the coding sequence ATGAAGCGTTTACTGATCGCCATCTCGGCGGCTCTTGCTCCGGCTACTTTCGCGATGGCACAGACCACCGCGCCAGCCTCTGCCCCGGCGACCAAAGTCGCCGTGGCAACGCCGCCGCCTTACACCCCCGTCCGCTGGACGGAAAACTACGCCTACCTGAAGGATCCGACCCTTCGGACCGACCTGTTCGACCCAATCAAGTACATCCCGCTGGGCGCGGACGGCTTCTATTTATCGCTCGGCGGCCAGCTTCGCGAGCGATATGAGAACTTCGACGACGCCAACTTCGGCGCAGTTCCCGCCGACGACGACGGCTACTTCCTGCACCGCGGATTGTTCCACGCCGACTTCCAGCTCGGACCGGTTTTCAGGGTGTTCGGGCAATACAAGTTCGCCCTGGAAGACGGCGAAAACGGCGGGCCACGCGCCGCGGATGCCGACGAATCCGACATCCAGCAGCTCTTCGCCGACGCCAGGCTGCCGCTGGGCGGCAAGGACTCGGTCACGCTCCGCTTCGGCCGCCAGGATTTAGCCTACGGCGCTCAGCGATTGATCTCCCCGCTCGATTGGACCAACACCCGCCGCACCTTCGAAGGCTTCAAGGCCTCGACTGTGACCGGTAACAACACGCTCGACGCGTTCTGGGTTCGCCCGGTGATCGTTGACAAGGAAGAGCCCAACGACGGCGACGACGACACGAGCTTTGCCGGCGTCTACAACACGCTGGCGCTGCCCACCGTCTTTGAAGGCGGCGGCACCAAGCTCGAGGTCTACGGACTGGCGCTGAACAAGACCAAGACTTCCGCATCAGGCGTGCAGGGTGCCGTCGCGGTTGATTCCGACACGTACACCGTCGGTGCCCGGTTCTCATCGGCCCCCAAGCCGTTCGATTTTGACGTCGAAGGCGCTTACCAGTTCGGCCAGTTCGACACCAGCACGATCTCGGCCTGGTCTTTCGCGATGGAAGCCGGTTACACCTGCTTCCCGGCGCCCCTGAAGCCCCGTGCCTTCATCGGATTCGATATTGCCAGCGGCGACGACAATCCGACCGACGGCAACTTCAATCGGTTCAACCAGCTGTTTCCGCTAGGCCATCTCTACTTCGGCTACATCGATGCGATCGGCCGGCAGAACATCATCGATGTGCATCCCGGCTTCGACCTGACGCTGGCCGAGAAAGCCAGTTGGGCCCAGAAGCTTACGCTTAGGACAGAGTACCACCTGTTCTGGCGCGAGAGCACGGCCGACGGCGTCTTCAATGCCGGCGGCGGCCTGCTGCGGGCGTCGGGCGGGAGCGACGAAAGCTACATCGGTTCGGAAATCGACCTGCTGCTCACCTGGCAGATCGACCGCCATACGCAGGCATACTTCGGTTGGAGCCATTTCTTCGCCGGTGACTTCATTCAGGATACCGGGCCCAGCGAAGACATCGACTTCCTCTATGGAGCGTTGCAGTTCACGTTCTAA
- a CDS encoding NirA family protein: protein MSDFSDEQKHYLQGFVAGSGLTQLLVNGRASFATALGLPANGSISLPGGGSEIPPGPEAVHYRAQDAQVAAGKKLCPEEVAKRKKFPLDQWNDLVQHSAEGKFPKGTDVLAFKYQGLFYVAPAQDSYMARLRFAGGIVPSFQFRRVAELAEVHGGGFSDVTTRANLQIREIQAGSAIDFLEGLHDAGILCRGSGADNIRNVTGSPTAGIDPQELIDTRPLSRAMHHYILNHREMYGLPRKFNIAFDGGGKISAVEDTNDIGFSAVRVGQGKTDSDGQLIEPGVYFRLALGGITGHKDFAKDQGVLLKPDECISVAAAIVRVFIDNGDRTDRKKARLKYVLDRWGHAKYIEETEKVLGRKLRKVATAMCEPRPAVDKHGHIGVFPQKQEGRFYVGVVLPVGRITAEQMRGIADIADKFGSGMIRLTVWQNLLISDIAEADIPAVQEALAKLNLATSATSIRAGLVACTGAAGCKFAMAHTKQHAMALAEALEKRIELDVPVNIHLTGCPNSCAQHYMGDIGLIGTKVSLGDDDDAEEVEGYHVFVGGGYGADQSIGRELYRNIPATELAKTVEKMIRGYKANRTTPTESFNEFVRRHETDQLKEIFDAHAVTESEAVELTTG from the coding sequence ATGTCCGACTTCAGTGACGAACAGAAACACTACCTGCAAGGCTTTGTCGCCGGCTCGGGGCTCACCCAGCTCCTGGTCAATGGCCGCGCGTCGTTCGCCACCGCACTCGGGCTGCCGGCCAATGGCTCGATCAGTCTTCCCGGAGGCGGATCGGAGATCCCGCCGGGGCCAGAAGCGGTTCACTACCGGGCACAGGACGCGCAGGTCGCCGCCGGCAAAAAGCTTTGCCCGGAAGAGGTCGCCAAGCGCAAGAAGTTCCCGCTTGATCAGTGGAATGATCTCGTCCAGCACTCGGCCGAGGGAAAGTTCCCCAAGGGCACGGACGTGCTGGCCTTTAAGTACCAGGGGTTGTTCTATGTCGCGCCGGCGCAGGACAGCTACATGGCCCGGCTGCGGTTTGCCGGAGGTATCGTGCCGAGCTTCCAGTTCCGACGGGTGGCGGAGCTTGCCGAGGTTCACGGTGGCGGATTCTCCGACGTCACCACCCGCGCCAACCTGCAGATCCGCGAGATCCAGGCCGGTAGCGCCATCGACTTCCTCGAAGGCCTGCACGATGCCGGCATCCTCTGCCGTGGCTCGGGGGCCGACAACATCCGCAACGTCACCGGTAGCCCGACGGCCGGAATCGATCCGCAGGAACTGATCGACACCCGCCCGCTGTCGCGGGCCATGCACCACTACATCCTCAACCACCGTGAGATGTACGGCCTGCCGCGGAAGTTCAACATCGCATTCGACGGCGGCGGCAAAATCTCCGCCGTCGAAGACACCAACGACATCGGCTTTTCCGCGGTCCGCGTGGGCCAAGGCAAAACCGACAGCGACGGCCAGCTGATCGAGCCTGGTGTTTACTTCCGGCTGGCGCTCGGCGGCATCACCGGGCACAAGGATTTCGCGAAAGACCAAGGCGTCCTGCTGAAGCCGGACGAGTGCATCTCCGTCGCCGCAGCGATCGTGCGCGTCTTCATCGACAACGGCGACCGCACCGACCGCAAGAAGGCCCGGCTGAAGTACGTGCTCGACCGCTGGGGGCACGCGAAGTACATCGAAGAAACCGAGAAGGTCCTCGGCCGCAAGCTGCGCAAAGTAGCGACGGCGATGTGCGAGCCGCGCCCCGCGGTCGACAAGCACGGCCACATCGGTGTCTTCCCGCAGAAGCAGGAAGGCAGGTTTTATGTAGGCGTCGTCCTACCGGTGGGCCGAATCACCGCCGAGCAGATGCGCGGCATCGCCGACATCGCCGACAAGTTCGGGTCAGGCATGATCCGCCTGACGGTCTGGCAGAACCTGCTGATCTCCGACATTGCCGAGGCCGACATTCCCGCCGTGCAGGAGGCACTGGCAAAACTGAACCTGGCCACCAGCGCCACCAGCATCCGCGCCGGTCTTGTTGCCTGCACGGGTGCGGCCGGCTGCAAGTTCGCGATGGCCCACACCAAGCAGCACGCGATGGCGCTCGCCGAAGCGCTGGAGAAGCGGATCGAACTGGATGTGCCGGTCAACATCCATCTGACGGGCTGCCCGAACTCGTGCGCCCAGCACTACATGGGCGACATTGGCCTGATCGGGACGAAGGTGTCGCTCGGCGACGACGATGACGCCGAAGAGGTCGAGGGCTATCACGTGTTTGTCGGCGGCGGCTACGGCGCTGACCAGTCCATCGGTCGAGAGCTGTACCGCAACATCCCGGCCACGGAACTGGCCAAGACCGTCGAGAAGATGATCCGTGGCTACAAGGCCAATCGCACGACACCGACGGAGTCGTTCAATGAGTTCGTGCGTCGACATGAAACAGATCAGTTGAAGGAGATCTTCGACGCCCACGCAGTGACCGAATCGGAAGCGGTCGAATTGACCACGGGATAG